A stretch of Alligator mississippiensis isolate rAllMis1 chromosome 14, rAllMis1, whole genome shotgun sequence DNA encodes these proteins:
- the EPS8L3 gene encoding epidermal growth factor receptor kinase substrate 8-like protein 3 isoform X3, translated as MTTDLFGRRTEPPLSNKLGRGSPDLNRSNSMSRPSSKAIYHQRKDYALTVLKQQWDLRHHVEHLLTLHVDSKNIRDVDDCIMRLKMLEAQGRVWGQDMILEVKDHELLLSDIESKEELESFPLESILRCTAVLDSCTYDSVLAITMQDRNRQGISILLFQCTQSGAELMKTNLEKAVKEWKSELESQHMLRNSLETMLSQQRPIHGIQDSFGPPQPAPALDQHYYPKQRDQPEWMDDRRQKSQDLDRDSEILNHVLNDIELFVGKVKEASGSLNTKKKMAKKKGKQKGVLLPELEYQACFRKIKYACNLLGKLKPILQEPNAPELLQLLFSILSFTISSCPWSDMASSTISPLLTKEAIDLLEENLEGDDHATWKMLGTAWTLTRAEYPNGQSVPTYLPTFSDEWVPPLPARESPTPMAQQPEDSEGYYSIRPELMQAMYEFQARNHKELSVRKGDMLEVLDQRKKWWLVQNSTGERGYIPSNILAPADQEPSVENGMNQGPRQPPSLRLNSTAAEVTEWLKDKGFSRITVKSLGVLTGRQLLEMSQGELKAICPEDWRRVVFKLSAVKTSLGINPHD; from the exons ATGACGACGGATCTCTTTGGCCGCCGGACGGAGCCTCCACTCTCCAA CAAGCTTGGCCGTGGCAGCCCTGACCTCAACAGGTCCAACAGCatgtccaggcccagcagcaaaGCCATCTACC accAGCGCAAGGACTACGCTCTCACTGTGCTGAAGCAGCAATGGGACCTCCGGCACCATGTTGAG CACCTCCTCACACTCCACGTGGACTCCAAGAACATCCGCGACGTGGATGACTGCATTATGCGGCTGAAGATGCTGGAGGCGCAGGGCCGGGTCTGGGGACAGGACATGATCCTGGAGGTGAAGGACCATGAGCTGCTGCTGAGCGACATTGAGAGCAAG GAAGAGCTGGAGAGCTTCCCCCTGGAGAGCATCCTGAGATGCACGGCCGTCCTGGACAGCTGCACCTACGACTCCGTCCTGGCCATCACCATGCAGGACAGGAACCGCCAAGGGATCAGCATCCTCCTCTTCCAATGCACACAGAGTGGG GCCGAGCTGATGAAAACCAACCTGGAGAAGGCCGTCAAGGAGTGGAAGAGTGAACTGGAGAGCCAGCACATGCTGAG GAACAGCTTGGAGACCATGCTGTCCCAGCAGAGACCCATCCACGGCATCCAGGACTCTTTTGGTCCCCCCCAACCAG CACCTGCACTTGACCAGCATTACTACCCAAAGCAGAGAGACCAGCCAGAATGGATGGATGACAGAAGACAGAAATCGCAGGACTTGGACAGAGATTCT GAGATTCTGAACCACGTGCTGAACGACATCGAGCTGTTCGTGGGGAAGGTGAAGGAGGCAAGTGGTTCATTGAACACCAAGAAGAAGATGGCAAAGAAGAAAGGCAAGCAAAAAGGAG TGCTGCTCCCGGAGCTCGAGTACCAGGCCTGCTTCCGGAAGATCAAATATGCCTGTAACCTCCTG GGGAAGCTGAAGCCTATTTTGCAGGAGCCGAATGCCCCGGAACTGCTCCAGCTCCTTTTCTCCATCCTGTCCTTT ACTATATCCAGTTGCCCCTGGTCTGACATGGCATCCTCCACTATCTCGCCTCTGCTGACCAAGGAAGCCATTGACCTGCTGGAAGAGAATTTGGAGGGAGACGATCATGCCACCTGGAAGATGCTTGGAACGGCTTGGACCCTGACGAG GGCAGAGTACCCCAATGGACAGTCAGTGCCTACCTACCTCCCCACCTTCTCAGATGAGTGGGTGCCTCCCTTGCCAGCACGGGAGAGCCCCACCCCTATGGCGCAG CAGCCTGAAGACAGCGAGGGCTACTACTCAATCAG ACCTGAGCTCATGCAAGCCATGTACGAATTCCAGGCCAGGAACCACAAGGAGCTGTCAGTGAGGAAGGGAGACATGCTGGAG GTGCTGGACCAGCGGAAGAAGTGGTGGCTTGTTCAAAACAGCACTGGTGAGAGAGGCTACATCCCCAGTAACATCCTGGCTCCCGCAGATCAGGAACCATCTGTAGAGAATGGCATGAATCAG GGTCCACGACAGCCCCCCAGCCTGAGGCTGAACTCTACAGCAGCAGAGGTGACAGAGTGGCTGAAGGACAAGGGCTTCTCCAGGAT cacggtGAAGTCCCTGGGTGTGCTGACAGGACGCCAGCTGCTAGAGATGAGCCAGGGGGAACTGAAAGCCATCTGCCCAGAAGATTGGAGACGCGTCGTCTTCAAGCTCTCAGCAGTTAAAACCTCCCTGGGG ATCAACCCTCATGATTAG
- the EPS8L3 gene encoding epidermal growth factor receptor kinase substrate 8-like protein 3 isoform X2, giving the protein MTTDLFGRRTEPPLSNKLGRGSPDLNRSNSMSRPSSKAIYHQRKDYALTVLKQQWDLRHHVEHLLTLHVDSKNIRDVDDCIMRLKMLEAQGRVWGQDMILEVKDHELLLSDIESKEELESFPLESILRCTAVLDSCTYDSVLAITMQDRNRQGISILLFQCTQSGAELMKTNLEKAVKEWKSELESQHMLRNSLETMLSQQRPIHGIQDSFGPPQPAPALDQHYYPKQRDQPEWMDDRRQKSQDLDRDSEILNHVLNDIELFVGKVKEASGSLNTKKKMAKKKGKQKGVLLPELEYQACFRKIKYACNLLGKLKPILQEPNAPELLQLLFSILSFTISSCPWSDMASSTISPLLTKEAIDLLEENLEGDDHATWKMLGTAWTLTRAEYPNGQSVPTYLPTFSDEWVPPLPARESPTPMAQPEDSEGYYSIRPELMQAMYEFQARNHKELSVRKGDMLEVLDQRKKWWLVQNSTGERGYIPSNILAPADQEPSVENGMNQGPRQPPSLRLNSTAAEVTEWLKDKGFSRITVKSLGVLTGRQLLEMSQGELKAICPEDWRRVVFKLSAVKTSLGTAAVNNACFEGLKDLTSQD; this is encoded by the exons ATGACGACGGATCTCTTTGGCCGCCGGACGGAGCCTCCACTCTCCAA CAAGCTTGGCCGTGGCAGCCCTGACCTCAACAGGTCCAACAGCatgtccaggcccagcagcaaaGCCATCTACC accAGCGCAAGGACTACGCTCTCACTGTGCTGAAGCAGCAATGGGACCTCCGGCACCATGTTGAG CACCTCCTCACACTCCACGTGGACTCCAAGAACATCCGCGACGTGGATGACTGCATTATGCGGCTGAAGATGCTGGAGGCGCAGGGCCGGGTCTGGGGACAGGACATGATCCTGGAGGTGAAGGACCATGAGCTGCTGCTGAGCGACATTGAGAGCAAG GAAGAGCTGGAGAGCTTCCCCCTGGAGAGCATCCTGAGATGCACGGCCGTCCTGGACAGCTGCACCTACGACTCCGTCCTGGCCATCACCATGCAGGACAGGAACCGCCAAGGGATCAGCATCCTCCTCTTCCAATGCACACAGAGTGGG GCCGAGCTGATGAAAACCAACCTGGAGAAGGCCGTCAAGGAGTGGAAGAGTGAACTGGAGAGCCAGCACATGCTGAG GAACAGCTTGGAGACCATGCTGTCCCAGCAGAGACCCATCCACGGCATCCAGGACTCTTTTGGTCCCCCCCAACCAG CACCTGCACTTGACCAGCATTACTACCCAAAGCAGAGAGACCAGCCAGAATGGATGGATGACAGAAGACAGAAATCGCAGGACTTGGACAGAGATTCT GAGATTCTGAACCACGTGCTGAACGACATCGAGCTGTTCGTGGGGAAGGTGAAGGAGGCAAGTGGTTCATTGAACACCAAGAAGAAGATGGCAAAGAAGAAAGGCAAGCAAAAAGGAG TGCTGCTCCCGGAGCTCGAGTACCAGGCCTGCTTCCGGAAGATCAAATATGCCTGTAACCTCCTG GGGAAGCTGAAGCCTATTTTGCAGGAGCCGAATGCCCCGGAACTGCTCCAGCTCCTTTTCTCCATCCTGTCCTTT ACTATATCCAGTTGCCCCTGGTCTGACATGGCATCCTCCACTATCTCGCCTCTGCTGACCAAGGAAGCCATTGACCTGCTGGAAGAGAATTTGGAGGGAGACGATCATGCCACCTGGAAGATGCTTGGAACGGCTTGGACCCTGACGAG GGCAGAGTACCCCAATGGACAGTCAGTGCCTACCTACCTCCCCACCTTCTCAGATGAGTGGGTGCCTCCCTTGCCAGCACGGGAGAGCCCCACCCCTATGGCGCAG CCTGAAGACAGCGAGGGCTACTACTCAATCAG ACCTGAGCTCATGCAAGCCATGTACGAATTCCAGGCCAGGAACCACAAGGAGCTGTCAGTGAGGAAGGGAGACATGCTGGAG GTGCTGGACCAGCGGAAGAAGTGGTGGCTTGTTCAAAACAGCACTGGTGAGAGAGGCTACATCCCCAGTAACATCCTGGCTCCCGCAGATCAGGAACCATCTGTAGAGAATGGCATGAATCAG GGTCCACGACAGCCCCCCAGCCTGAGGCTGAACTCTACAGCAGCAGAGGTGACAGAGTGGCTGAAGGACAAGGGCTTCTCCAGGAT cacggtGAAGTCCCTGGGTGTGCTGACAGGACGCCAGCTGCTAGAGATGAGCCAGGGGGAACTGAAAGCCATCTGCCCAGAAGATTGGAGACGCGTCGTCTTCAAGCTCTCAGCAGTTAAAACCTCCCTGGGG ACAGCAGCTGTTAACAACGCCTGCTTTGAAGGATTAAAGGACCTTACATCCCAGGACTGA
- the EPS8L3 gene encoding epidermal growth factor receptor kinase substrate 8-like protein 3 isoform X1 yields the protein MTTDLFGRRTEPPLSNKLGRGSPDLNRSNSMSRPSSKAIYHQRKDYALTVLKQQWDLRHHVEHLLTLHVDSKNIRDVDDCIMRLKMLEAQGRVWGQDMILEVKDHELLLSDIESKEELESFPLESILRCTAVLDSCTYDSVLAITMQDRNRQGISILLFQCTQSGAELMKTNLEKAVKEWKSELESQHMLRNSLETMLSQQRPIHGIQDSFGPPQPAPALDQHYYPKQRDQPEWMDDRRQKSQDLDRDSEILNHVLNDIELFVGKVKEASGSLNTKKKMAKKKGKQKGVLLPELEYQACFRKIKYACNLLGKLKPILQEPNAPELLQLLFSILSFTISSCPWSDMASSTISPLLTKEAIDLLEENLEGDDHATWKMLGTAWTLTRAEYPNGQSVPTYLPTFSDEWVPPLPARESPTPMAQQPEDSEGYYSIRPELMQAMYEFQARNHKELSVRKGDMLEVLDQRKKWWLVQNSTGERGYIPSNILAPADQEPSVENGMNQGPRQPPSLRLNSTAAEVTEWLKDKGFSRITVKSLGVLTGRQLLEMSQGELKAICPEDWRRVVFKLSAVKTSLGTAAVNNACFEGLKDLTSQD from the exons ATGACGACGGATCTCTTTGGCCGCCGGACGGAGCCTCCACTCTCCAA CAAGCTTGGCCGTGGCAGCCCTGACCTCAACAGGTCCAACAGCatgtccaggcccagcagcaaaGCCATCTACC accAGCGCAAGGACTACGCTCTCACTGTGCTGAAGCAGCAATGGGACCTCCGGCACCATGTTGAG CACCTCCTCACACTCCACGTGGACTCCAAGAACATCCGCGACGTGGATGACTGCATTATGCGGCTGAAGATGCTGGAGGCGCAGGGCCGGGTCTGGGGACAGGACATGATCCTGGAGGTGAAGGACCATGAGCTGCTGCTGAGCGACATTGAGAGCAAG GAAGAGCTGGAGAGCTTCCCCCTGGAGAGCATCCTGAGATGCACGGCCGTCCTGGACAGCTGCACCTACGACTCCGTCCTGGCCATCACCATGCAGGACAGGAACCGCCAAGGGATCAGCATCCTCCTCTTCCAATGCACACAGAGTGGG GCCGAGCTGATGAAAACCAACCTGGAGAAGGCCGTCAAGGAGTGGAAGAGTGAACTGGAGAGCCAGCACATGCTGAG GAACAGCTTGGAGACCATGCTGTCCCAGCAGAGACCCATCCACGGCATCCAGGACTCTTTTGGTCCCCCCCAACCAG CACCTGCACTTGACCAGCATTACTACCCAAAGCAGAGAGACCAGCCAGAATGGATGGATGACAGAAGACAGAAATCGCAGGACTTGGACAGAGATTCT GAGATTCTGAACCACGTGCTGAACGACATCGAGCTGTTCGTGGGGAAGGTGAAGGAGGCAAGTGGTTCATTGAACACCAAGAAGAAGATGGCAAAGAAGAAAGGCAAGCAAAAAGGAG TGCTGCTCCCGGAGCTCGAGTACCAGGCCTGCTTCCGGAAGATCAAATATGCCTGTAACCTCCTG GGGAAGCTGAAGCCTATTTTGCAGGAGCCGAATGCCCCGGAACTGCTCCAGCTCCTTTTCTCCATCCTGTCCTTT ACTATATCCAGTTGCCCCTGGTCTGACATGGCATCCTCCACTATCTCGCCTCTGCTGACCAAGGAAGCCATTGACCTGCTGGAAGAGAATTTGGAGGGAGACGATCATGCCACCTGGAAGATGCTTGGAACGGCTTGGACCCTGACGAG GGCAGAGTACCCCAATGGACAGTCAGTGCCTACCTACCTCCCCACCTTCTCAGATGAGTGGGTGCCTCCCTTGCCAGCACGGGAGAGCCCCACCCCTATGGCGCAG CAGCCTGAAGACAGCGAGGGCTACTACTCAATCAG ACCTGAGCTCATGCAAGCCATGTACGAATTCCAGGCCAGGAACCACAAGGAGCTGTCAGTGAGGAAGGGAGACATGCTGGAG GTGCTGGACCAGCGGAAGAAGTGGTGGCTTGTTCAAAACAGCACTGGTGAGAGAGGCTACATCCCCAGTAACATCCTGGCTCCCGCAGATCAGGAACCATCTGTAGAGAATGGCATGAATCAG GGTCCACGACAGCCCCCCAGCCTGAGGCTGAACTCTACAGCAGCAGAGGTGACAGAGTGGCTGAAGGACAAGGGCTTCTCCAGGAT cacggtGAAGTCCCTGGGTGTGCTGACAGGACGCCAGCTGCTAGAGATGAGCCAGGGGGAACTGAAAGCCATCTGCCCAGAAGATTGGAGACGCGTCGTCTTCAAGCTCTCAGCAGTTAAAACCTCCCTGGGG ACAGCAGCTGTTAACAACGCCTGCTTTGAAGGATTAAAGGACCTTACATCCCAGGACTGA